One Prevotella intermedia ATCC 25611 = DSM 20706 DNA window includes the following coding sequences:
- a CDS encoding DUF3256 family protein, with translation MKKIFLILLVMFSLLPLNAQNMRQIWLEMPDSIVPYLNRSLRTELADYVTMGMKSEVMNALRDTTRIEKLTDDYILVKLSNATKLEIKSLDASTIAMVQTWCGPLAESKLSLFSNNWEVKPLNIDVSPMFVKPDTMSQQRYSELLDMANVTMNEMQLSVKDNSLTIKYSVPLLSSTDKKEMQAILRQRKLNWNGTTFK, from the coding sequence ATGAAGAAAATATTTTTAATCTTATTGGTAATGTTCAGCTTATTGCCTCTGAATGCGCAGAATATGCGTCAGATATGGCTGGAAATGCCTGACTCGATAGTACCCTATCTTAATAGAAGTTTAAGAACGGAATTGGCAGACTATGTTACTATGGGTATGAAGTCGGAGGTGATGAATGCTTTGCGCGATACAACACGTATAGAAAAACTTACTGACGACTATATCTTGGTTAAGTTAAGCAATGCTACTAAATTGGAAATAAAGAGCTTAGACGCCTCTACGATAGCAATGGTTCAGACGTGGTGTGGTCCTTTAGCCGAGAGTAAACTATCATTGTTTTCAAATAATTGGGAGGTTAAACCGCTCAATATAGATGTTTCTCCAATGTTTGTAAAGCCCGACACAATGTCGCAACAGCGTTACAGCGAGTTGTTGGATATGGCAAACGTTACAATGAACGAAATGCAATTATCGGTGAAAGATAATAGTCTGACAATAAAATATTCCGTTCCTCTGCTCTCTTCTACCGATAAAAAGGAGATGCAAGCGATATTAAGGCAAAGAAAGCTTAATTGGAATGGAACTACGTTTAAATAG
- a CDS encoding nucleoside permease, whose amino-acid sequence MNLKIRLALMNFLEFAVWGAYLTSMGRYLGNVGIGENIGLFYSMQGIVSIFMPALMGIVADRWIPAQRLLGYCHLLAGLFMFGTAWYGIEAGANVDFTIIFTLYSLSVAFYMPTIALANSVAYSALTQAGMDTVKDFPPIRVFGTIGFILTMWLVDILGFQSNQNQFVTSGVVSIILFLYTFTLPNCEISKSDEKKSLVDAFGLKAFSLFKQKKMAIFFIFSMLLGVSLQITNSFANPFLFSFAAQPEFADAFGVQHANILISLSQISETCCILLIPFFMRRYGIKNVMLIAMFGWVLRFGLFGLGDPGTPGVFLFVLSMIVYGIAFDFFNISGSLFVDKSTDPSIRSSAQGLFMLMTNGIGATVGTLAAQAVINHYTELKQFGNDILTVGDWQTCWFIFAGYALLVAVSFALIFRPKEH is encoded by the coding sequence ATGAATTTAAAAATACGTTTAGCACTGATGAACTTTTTGGAGTTTGCAGTGTGGGGAGCATACTTGACGTCTATGGGACGTTATTTAGGTAATGTTGGAATTGGTGAGAACATTGGCTTGTTCTATTCTATGCAAGGCATTGTTTCTATTTTTATGCCTGCATTGATGGGTATTGTTGCTGATAGGTGGATTCCTGCGCAACGATTGTTGGGCTATTGCCATTTGTTAGCAGGCTTATTTATGTTCGGTACAGCATGGTATGGAATAGAAGCAGGCGCAAATGTAGACTTTACCATAATCTTCACCCTTTATTCTTTGTCGGTTGCCTTTTATATGCCAACCATTGCTTTGGCCAACTCCGTTGCTTATTCTGCATTGACACAAGCAGGAATGGATACAGTGAAAGATTTTCCACCTATCCGAGTGTTTGGTACAATAGGTTTTATATTGACAATGTGGTTGGTCGATATATTGGGCTTTCAAAGCAATCAAAACCAATTCGTTACTTCGGGTGTAGTGAGCATTATTCTTTTCCTTTATACCTTTACATTACCGAATTGCGAAATATCGAAGAGCGATGAAAAGAAGAGTTTGGTAGATGCTTTCGGGTTGAAAGCCTTCTCGCTGTTTAAACAAAAGAAAATGGCAATCTTCTTTATCTTCTCAATGTTGTTGGGTGTAAGTTTGCAGATAACAAACAGTTTTGCAAATCCTTTCCTATTTAGCTTTGCAGCACAACCCGAATTTGCCGATGCTTTTGGTGTGCAACATGCCAATATATTAATCAGTCTTTCGCAGATAAGCGAAACTTGCTGTATCTTGCTCATTCCGTTCTTTATGCGCCGTTATGGCATTAAGAATGTAATGCTGATAGCTATGTTTGGGTGGGTTTTGCGATTCGGACTTTTCGGTTTGGGCGACCCAGGTACGCCTGGCGTCTTCCTCTTCGTATTGTCAATGATAGTTTACGGTATTGCATTTGATTTCTTTAATATATCGGGTTCGCTATTTGTAGATAAGAGTACAGACCCCTCGATACGTTCATCGGCACAAGGATTGTTTATGTTGATGACCAATGGTATTGGTGCTACGGTAGGAACGCTTGCAGCTCAAGCTGTTATTAACCATTATACGGAATTGAAACAGTTTGGCAATGATATTCTGACAGTGGGCGATTGGCAAACTTGCTGGTTTATTTTTGCTGGTTATGCTTTGCTTGTTGCAGTTAGCTTTGCTTTAATATTCCGTCCAAAAGAACATTAA